A part of Gemmatimonas groenlandica genomic DNA contains:
- a CDS encoding dipeptidase translates to MGMPMAATAQVAAKKPAAATAVSMKDASLEARVAHVRRLLRNTPLVDGHNDLPWAMREAAKDPLDVVAYDLRRKTAGMTDIARLRKGMVGGQFWSVYIPGEVRDSGYARIQLEQIDIAKRTIARYPDVFVPAFTAADVRKAYAQGKIGSLLGMEGGHAIENSLGALRSYYELGARYMTLTHNVTLDWADAANDVPRNKGLTAFGKEVVREMNRLGMLVDLAHTSPAVMSQALSVTEAPVIWSHAAARGVTDVPRNVPDSILARLPKNGGVVMMTFVPGFVSQTVANYGAQVTAVRDSIAKRYPQDNDAQFKAVAAWRETHPTPIATINDVADHLDHIKQIAGAAHVGIGGDFDGITETVQGLEDVSTYPTLFAELLKRGWTDTELKGLAGENVLRALKGAESVSALLRKARPASTKTIQQLDGRR, encoded by the coding sequence ATGGGCATGCCCATGGCGGCTACCGCACAGGTGGCCGCGAAGAAGCCGGCCGCGGCCACGGCCGTTTCCATGAAGGACGCCTCGCTCGAGGCGCGTGTCGCCCATGTGCGACGACTGCTGCGCAACACGCCGTTGGTGGACGGGCACAACGATCTGCCGTGGGCGATGCGTGAAGCGGCGAAGGATCCGCTCGATGTCGTGGCGTATGATCTGCGTCGCAAGACGGCTGGCATGACCGACATCGCGCGCCTGCGCAAAGGCATGGTGGGCGGACAGTTCTGGTCGGTGTACATCCCCGGCGAAGTGCGCGACTCAGGCTACGCGCGCATTCAGCTCGAGCAGATCGACATCGCCAAGCGCACCATTGCGCGCTATCCCGATGTGTTCGTCCCGGCGTTCACTGCCGCCGATGTGCGCAAGGCGTACGCGCAGGGGAAGATCGGCTCCCTGCTGGGCATGGAAGGCGGCCACGCGATCGAGAATTCGCTGGGGGCCCTGCGCTCGTACTACGAACTCGGCGCGCGATACATGACGCTCACGCACAACGTGACGCTCGATTGGGCCGATGCCGCCAACGATGTGCCGCGCAACAAGGGACTCACGGCGTTCGGCAAGGAAGTCGTTCGCGAAATGAACCGGCTCGGCATGCTGGTCGATCTGGCGCATACGTCACCGGCGGTGATGAGTCAGGCGCTGTCGGTGACGGAGGCGCCGGTGATCTGGTCGCATGCCGCCGCCCGCGGTGTCACCGACGTACCGCGCAACGTGCCCGACTCCATTCTCGCCCGCCTGCCGAAGAATGGCGGCGTGGTGATGATGACGTTCGTGCCGGGCTTCGTGTCGCAAACGGTGGCGAACTACGGGGCGCAGGTGACGGCCGTGCGCGACTCGATCGCCAAACGCTATCCCCAAGACAACGACGCGCAGTTCAAGGCGGTGGCGGCGTGGCGCGAAACGCACCCCACCCCGATCGCGACGATCAATGACGTGGCCGACCATCTCGATCACATCAAGCAGATCGCCGGAGCGGCGCACGTAGGCATCGGCGGTGATTTCGACGGCATCACGGAAACCGTTCAGGGGCTCGAAGATGTCTCAACGTATCCGACGCTGTTCGCCGAACTGCTGAAGCGCGGCTGGACCGACACGGAACTGAAGGGACT
- a CDS encoding esterase family protein, which translates to MSPQFVDPSLPKRIDRWRSPALGLEMPIVSYGWRGQPILLFPTAAADFLENERFWLIKAIEPLLMQGRIRVFSIDSINKLAWMDRSLPVPEAGRRQALYSRYIEDEVVPYIRHVCGDGQARAITTGASFGCFHAANALFRRPDLFGGLIGMSGFYDLSPSYFKGYTDDNCYFNNPMWYVANMEGGALDTLRHHTRIAIVAGQGAYEKPDATRVFHDLLDRKQIGHTFDLWGHDVNHDWPWWRKMLPHYLERIGC; encoded by the coding sequence ATGTCCCCACAGTTTGTCGACCCCTCGCTGCCCAAGCGGATTGATCGCTGGCGCAGCCCCGCGCTCGGTCTGGAAATGCCGATCGTGTCGTACGGATGGCGCGGTCAGCCCATCCTGCTCTTCCCGACGGCCGCGGCTGATTTTCTGGAGAACGAGCGCTTCTGGTTGATCAAGGCGATCGAGCCGCTGCTGATGCAGGGACGCATTCGCGTGTTCTCGATCGACAGCATCAACAAGCTCGCGTGGATGGACCGCAGCTTGCCGGTGCCGGAAGCAGGCCGACGTCAGGCCCTCTATTCGCGCTACATCGAAGACGAGGTGGTGCCGTATATCCGCCACGTCTGCGGCGATGGACAAGCGCGGGCCATTACCACCGGTGCGAGCTTCGGCTGCTTCCACGCCGCCAACGCACTGTTCCGTCGCCCCGACCTCTTCGGCGGCTTGATCGGCATGAGCGGCTTTTACGACTTGTCGCCGAGCTACTTCAAGGGCTACACCGACGACAACTGCTACTTCAACAATCCGATGTGGTACGTCGCGAACATGGAGGGCGGCGCCCTCGATACGCTGCGACATCACACCCGGATCGCGATCGTGGCCGGGCAGGGGGCGTACGAAAAGCCCGACGCGACCCGCGTGTTCCACGACCTGCTCGATCGCAAGCAGATCGGACATACCTTCGATCTGTGGGGGCATGACGTGAACCACGACTGGCCGTGGTGGCGCAAGATGCTGCCGCACTATCTGGAGCGAATCGGATGCTGA